AAGAACATCCTGGCTAATTTTGACTTTAAATGTCTTTTGAGTCATGGCGGGAATCTTGAACCCCCTTTCTGTCTTCCATTTTGGCCTCGCGATAGCTCAAATGTTTCATAAAAAGTAGGTCTTCTTCTATCTCAAGAGACTCTCGCAAAAGCTCACAGACCATAGACGACATCGATACTCCTTTAATTTCTGCAAGTTTGCGAACCCTATTGAAAAGCTCTGGCTCAAGCACAATGCAAAGACGAGGATGTTTCGTTGGCATCAAGCCCCTCCTTATTTTAAAGTTCAACATCTATTCGTCATTTTATAAAAAATAATTAAATCCTTCAAAAGGTATTCACAAGTGACGAACCAGATACGCTAATTTTTGCTTTTTTTATACGCAAACCTAGTGATTTGACAAGAATAATTAAACATTAATTAGTCAAAAATTTACAGGTTCATCACTTATAAAAACCAAAAATTAACATGTTTGTTACACAAAAAAGATTTAAGTTTTTTAAAATACGTTCGATAAAGAAATTGCCTATAATTAAAAAAACTAAGAAAAGTTCAGCAAAAAATAATAAAAGCGGGAGGGAAAATGCAGAAAGTGATGAACCTTAAGATTAAACACCTTTTATTCTTGATTTCAGGAATAGTTTTTGTATTATGGGGAATAAGTATTGGTATTGAAGCTTTTTTCTTTCATGAAGAAAAATCAAGAATAATTAGACAACTATTCTTCTTGGGAAGTGCTCTTCTTATGGGTGGTGGATTTGCTTTTCTGGTAGGTACTCGCTTAGAAAAAGAAGCAGAAAAGCTTGTCAAAATAATGCAAAAAGTCGCTGAAAAGGATTTTACTGAGCGAGCGGAAGTAATCGAGAACAGCAATAATGAGATTCACATTCTAGCCTATCATTTTAACCGCACTTTAGAAAATGCCACTGGCGTGCTAAAAGAAATCAAAAAAGGAATCGAGCAAATTGCTGCAAGCTCAACTGAATTCTCAGCCATTGCCGAACAAGTTGCCCAACACTCCTCAGAAACCTTTAAAGATATTAAACGCCTCACCCATTACACTGAAGAATTAAACGAGCAGCTAAATCTCGCCACCAGAAGCATTCAGGAGCTAAGTGCAGCTATTTCAGAAATTTCGCAAAATACCGCCCAAACTACTACAGAAACCCAGGAAACGAGTTACCAGGCCCAAACCAACAGCGACATTATCGAAAGCCTGTTGGCAGAGATCGAACATATTAAAAACGCCGCAGACATTATCCAGAATATTGCGGACCAAACCAATCTACTGGCACTAAACGCCACCATTGAAGCAGCAAGGGCTGGTGAAGCAGGAAAAGGCTTTGCCGTAGTAGCAGGAGAAATCAAAGAGCTCTCAAGACAGACCGCTCAATCCACAGATCAGATCAGAACCTGGGTGGAAAATCTTGTAGAAAAGGGCATGAAACTCAAAGAAACAAGCGTAAACCTGCTTACCACCATGGAAAAGACTGTTGAGCGCGCAGGAAGCATAGCTTCAGCCATTGAAGAACAAACCGCCGTAACCCAGGAAATCACCCATAACACCGATAGCATTGCAGAAGAGTTGCTCAATATAAACGACATGAATAAAAGCCTTAAAGACAGAACCGAAGAAGCGGAAAGTTCGATAGCTGGCATTAAACAGGCCGCCGAAGATATGAATAAACTTGCTATTACTTTAAAAGAAATGGCTGACAAGTATCGAATTTGAAAAAATCAAGCGGGAGGGGTCCTTATTAAACAAAAATCGCTTATGGCGAGCCAAAGGCCACTATAAGCGATGACTCTTTAGATGAGGAAACTTTCTTAATCATAACCGAGGGAATAAAAAGGATGAGAGAAGAACATAATAACGAAAAACTATTAAAAAGTTTACTAGAAACAAGAAAAGTAGCAGAAAAACATAATAAAATAGAAGAGGCCACCGAAGAAATTTTAAAATTAATTGAAAAAACGCTAAATATAGATTTAATTTTTTGCATAATTTATGACAAGAATGAAGAAAAAATTTACAGCAACAGAGACCTTAAAAAAGAAAATCTAGATATAGTTCAAAAACACAAGCCAATACTAAAACAAGAAAAAATAGCATACATAGAAAATAAAATAGAAAATCTAGAGTTAAACGACTTAATCCTCATACCACTTTTTGATAAAAAAGTTTTTCTAGGAGTATTTGGTCTGGGGAGGAAAAACGCAAAGCAAAAATGGAGTGAAGGAGAAAAACTATATTTTGCAAACATAGCAAATATTTTAAGTCAATTGATAAATAAAGAAAAAGAAAAACAAAAAATAATAGACGAATGCGAAGGTATATCAAAAAAAGTTATCCATGACGTAAGAAGTATTTTACAAATGATTTCTTTATCAGCAGAGCAAGGAATCATTAGAAAAGAAAGAAAAAACGAATATTTTGAACGTATAATCGCAACCTCTCTAAGAGGAGAGGAAATAACGAAAGACTATCTATCAATTAACAAACAAAAAATTAAAACAATTCTTAATTGCGATATAAAAGAGATCTTAGAAAGAATTACGAATTCGTTAAAGAAAACCGCAGGTGACGACCTCGCTTTAGAAATATTTTTGGAAGAAGATTTACCAAAAATTAAAGGAAATAGCTTTAGTATAGAACAAATTATAAGAAATATTTTGAATAATGCTT
The nucleotide sequence above comes from Thermodesulfatator atlanticus DSM 21156. Encoded proteins:
- a CDS encoding methyl-accepting chemotaxis protein, which codes for MQKVMNLKIKHLLFLISGIVFVLWGISIGIEAFFFHEEKSRIIRQLFFLGSALLMGGGFAFLVGTRLEKEAEKLVKIMQKVAEKDFTERAEVIENSNNEIHILAYHFNRTLENATGVLKEIKKGIEQIAASSTEFSAIAEQVAQHSSETFKDIKRLTHYTEELNEQLNLATRSIQELSAAISEISQNTAQTTTETQETSYQAQTNSDIIESLLAEIEHIKNAADIIQNIADQTNLLALNATIEAARAGEAGKGFAVVAGEIKELSRQTAQSTDQIRTWVENLVEKGMKLKETSVNLLTTMEKTVERAGSIASAIEEQTAVTQEITHNTDSIAEELLNINDMNKSLKDRTEEAESSIAGIKQAAEDMNKLAITLKEMADKYRI
- a CDS encoding ATP-binding protein, producing MREEHNNEKLLKSLLETRKVAEKHNKIEEATEEILKLIEKTLNIDLIFCIIYDKNEEKIYSNRDLKKENLDIVQKHKPILKQEKIAYIENKIENLELNDLILIPLFDKKVFLGVFGLGRKNAKQKWSEGEKLYFANIANILSQLINKEKEKQKIIDECEGISKKVIHDVRSILQMISLSAEQGIIRKERKNEYFERIIATSLRGEEITKDYLSINKQKIKTILNCDIKEILERITNSLKKTAGDDLALEIFLEEDLPKIKGNSFSIEQIIRNILNNAYQAIKGKGYIRISAKKENENVVVTVIDSGPGIPQELREKIFEPHFSTKEGSTGLGLSFVKKEIESLGGSIELIQKPNCGAKFVLTFPIAEKNFKLRIATIFLVEDEDLIRNFIEELLKQNGYKVIAAENFRDALAMISSFEELDYLITDINLPDGKGTKIARLLKEKFPRLKIIFITGQREGVLPSFEDAHVLTKPFHSKELLALLS